The stretch of DNA TCATGATCTTGAAGGCCAGCGCGGAGAACGGCGCCTTGGGGTCGGCGTTACGGCTGTCCGGCTCGCCGGTCTCGGGGTTGACCCCCTTCACCGGCGGGATGTCGAGGGGCGACGGCAGGTAGTCGACGACGGCGTCGAGCATCGGCTGCACGCCCTTGTTCTTGAACGACGCGCCTGCGATGACCGGGAAGATCTTCATGTCGATGGTGCCGGCGCGCACGGCGGCGCGGATCTCCTCGGCCGTGATCTTCTCACCCCCGAGGTACTTCTCCATGAGGTGGTCGTCCACCTCGGCGAGGCCCTCGAGCATCTTGTCCCGGTACTCCTTCACCTGCTCCTTCATGTCGGCGGGGACGCCCTCGGTGGTGAACTTCTGGCCAAGGCTCTCGTCGTCCGTCCAGACGTAGGCGATCTCGTCGATGAGGTTGACGACGCCGCGGAAGCCGTCTTCGCGGCCGATGGGGAGCTGGATCGGCACCGCGTGGGCCCCGAGCCGCTCCTTCAGCATCGACAGGCAGCGGAAGTAGTCGGCGCCCACCCGGTCCATCTTGTTGACGTACACGATGCGCGGGACGTGGTACTTGTCGGCCTGCCGCCACACCGTCTCGGTCTGGGGCTCCACTCCTGATACGGCGTCCAGGATGGCGATCGCCCCGTCAAGAA from Candidatus Methylomirabilota bacterium encodes:
- a CDS encoding GTP-binding protein → METQYPLEKTRNIGIMAHIDAGKTTTTERVLYYTGRSYKIGEVHEGTATMDWMVQEQERGITITSAATTSFWRDCRINIIDTPGHVDFTMEVERSLRVLDGAIAILDAVSGVEPQTETVWRQADKYHVPRIVYVNKMDRVGADYFRCLSMLKERLGAHAVPIQLPIGREDGFRGVVNLIDEIAYVWTDDESLGQKFTTEGVPADMKEQVKEYRDKMLEGLAEVDDHLMEKYLGGEKITAEEIRAAVRAGTIDMKIFPVIAGASFKNKGVQPMLDAVVDYLPSPLDIPPVKGVNPETGEPDSRNADPKAPFSALAFKIM